In one Mucilaginibacter ginsenosidivorax genomic region, the following are encoded:
- a CDS encoding OmpW/AlkL family protein, whose protein sequence is MNKLLLSVFTILMIASLRGFGQQKSEWNVRVRGVYVAPQESATIGVIGGGIDISKVVIPEIDFTYFFMKDFSAELILGTSRHKVNTTASNLTAIGGSSSADVSLGKVSLLPPTLTLQYHLPTGIAFKPYIGAGANYTIFYNANAGGVVKNVSYQNKFAFATQLGFDYDLNKKFFLNIDVKKVFLSTNAKVDASNLTPASSPELAPTLAGIKADVKINPWLIGVGFGARFK, encoded by the coding sequence ATGAACAAATTATTATTATCCGTTTTTACAATATTAATGATAGCCTCATTAAGAGGTTTTGGTCAACAAAAAAGTGAGTGGAACGTACGCGTTCGCGGTGTATATGTTGCTCCGCAGGAAAGTGCAACTATTGGTGTAATTGGTGGCGGTATCGATATCAGCAAGGTTGTTATCCCCGAAATTGACTTTACGTACTTCTTTATGAAGGATTTCTCGGCCGAACTGATACTGGGCACATCAAGGCATAAAGTAAACACTACGGCCTCAAATTTAACCGCTATTGGTGGCAGCTCATCTGCCGATGTTAGCCTGGGCAAGGTTTCATTATTGCCGCCAACGCTTACTTTGCAATATCACCTGCCAACGGGCATCGCATTTAAACCCTATATAGGCGCAGGTGCCAATTACACTATTTTTTATAACGCAAACGCGGGTGGAGTGGTAAAAAATGTTAGTTATCAAAACAAGTTCGCCTTCGCTACCCAATTGGGTTTCGACTATGATTTGAATAAGAAGTTCTTTTTGAACATAGATGTTAAAAAAGTGTTCTTATCCACCAATGCAAAGGTTGATGCATCCAATTTAACACCGGCATCAAGTCCCGAACTGGCGCCTACCCTGGCAGGCATTAAAGCCGATGTTAAAATTAATCCATGGCTAATTGGTGTAGGTTTTGGTGCCCGATTTAAATAA
- a CDS encoding family 43 glycosylhydrolase, which yields MNQHIKEYILQILKTATIVSSLVLLTVLVGCGNLRAQNRHQKAQYTICNPLDLNYRFCLDTPSRREAADPAVIVFKGEYYLFASKSGGYWHSPDLKQWKLIKTDDLPLEDYAPTAVVIGDTVLFMASTGKDGGKIYKTGNPQSGKWTVANPAFPISLVDPDLFFDDDSRLYLYYGCSNINPIFVVELDMKTLMPKTPPIPLINSDRSVNGWERSGEHNELPSRPWIEGAWMTKVKGKYYLQYACPETEFKSYSDGLYTGDSPLGPFRLAPNNPFSARQGGFIGSAGHSSTFLDKYGNYWRISTMTISVHHRYERRLGIFPAFFRSPEDAYTYTGYGDYPFFVPDRRINSPSALSTGWALLSYNKPVSVSSQIRGHEASLAADEDVRTYWSAATGSDKEWISMDLKAKCRINAIQINFADHNAGIYGRKPHEAYDYLLEVSADNTHWTLINNTWLTAQDNPHPYIELAKPVYAKYLRIRNVSVPGGTFALWGLRVFGKQLQQLAKEKITFTAIRDSTDRCRIRLKWLACQSSTGYNIRYGIAPGKMYQNYQVNGKNGAEIGNLNSKQSYYFTVERFNENGIVKSGQVVFIK from the coding sequence ATGAACCAACATATTAAAGAGTATATTTTGCAAATATTAAAGACAGCCACCATAGTTTCCAGCCTGGTACTATTAACTGTATTGGTTGGTTGCGGTAATTTGCGCGCGCAGAACCGGCATCAAAAAGCACAGTACACCATATGTAATCCGCTGGATCTGAACTATAGGTTTTGCCTTGATACACCGTCGCGCAGGGAGGCGGCAGACCCTGCCGTCATCGTTTTTAAAGGCGAGTACTATCTTTTTGCTTCCAAATCGGGTGGGTATTGGCATTCGCCCGACCTGAAGCAATGGAAACTTATAAAAACGGATGATTTGCCCTTAGAGGATTATGCGCCAACCGCCGTGGTGATAGGAGATACGGTTTTGTTTATGGCCTCTACCGGGAAGGATGGAGGCAAGATATACAAAACAGGTAATCCGCAAAGCGGAAAGTGGACAGTTGCCAACCCGGCATTTCCGATTAGCCTGGTAGACCCGGATTTGTTTTTTGATGATGATAGCCGGCTATATCTTTATTATGGCTGCTCAAATATCAATCCTATTTTTGTTGTTGAACTGGACATGAAAACCCTGATGCCCAAAACCCCGCCTATTCCGCTTATCAATAGCGACCGCTCTGTTAATGGCTGGGAGCGTTCGGGCGAGCATAACGAGCTGCCCTCCCGGCCATGGATTGAGGGGGCGTGGATGACAAAGGTTAAAGGGAAATATTACCTGCAATATGCTTGTCCCGAAACAGAATTTAAAAGCTATTCGGATGGGCTTTACACTGGCGATTCACCCTTAGGCCCTTTCCGCCTGGCCCCGAATAATCCGTTTTCTGCCAGGCAGGGAGGCTTTATAGGCAGCGCGGGGCATAGCAGTACCTTCCTGGACAAATACGGTAATTATTGGAGAATCTCGACAATGACCATATCGGTGCACCATCGGTATGAGCGCCGGTTGGGAATCTTTCCGGCTTTTTTCCGGTCGCCGGAGGATGCTTATACCTACACCGGTTATGGCGATTATCCTTTTTTTGTACCCGATAGGCGGATAAACAGCCCCTCTGCTCTCTCTACAGGATGGGCGTTGCTGTCTTATAACAAGCCGGTTTCGGTCTCGTCCCAAATCAGGGGGCACGAGGCTTCATTGGCGGCAGATGAGGATGTCAGGACATATTGGAGTGCGGCAACCGGCAGTGATAAGGAATGGATAAGTATGGATTTGAAAGCCAAATGCAGAATTAATGCGATACAAATAAATTTTGCCGATCATAATGCCGGGATATACGGCCGGAAGCCCCATGAAGCTTACGATTATCTATTGGAAGTATCGGCCGACAATACCCATTGGACACTAATAAACAATACGTGGTTAACAGCGCAGGATAACCCCCACCCCTATATTGAATTGGCTAAACCGGTATATGCAAAATATTTGCGTATCAGGAACGTGAGCGTTCCCGGCGGCACTTTCGCATTATGGGGACTGCGGGTATTCGGAAAGCAATTGCAACAACTGGCCAAAGAAAAAATTACTTTTACTGCAATAAGGGACAGTACCGACCGGTGCCGTATCCGTTTAAAATGGCTTGCCTGTCAATCTTCAACAGGTTATAATATCAGGTATGGCATCGCACCTGGCAAAATGTATCAAAACTACCAGGTAAACGGAAAAAACGGCGCCGAAATTGGAAATTTAAATAGCAAACAAAGCTATTATTTTACCGTAGAGCGTTTTAACGAAAATGGCATCGTCAAAAGCGGTCAAGTCGTATTTATTAAATGA
- the dnaA gene encoding chromosomal replication initiator protein DnaA gives MEKTCTNVWNSCLQIIKDNIPAQSFKTWFEPIKALRMEGSVLTIQVPSLFFYEWLEEHYVGLLRKTIKKQLGDEGRLEYNIVVEQSSSSKPYTTNMPSNGNGAESKNQSMPIPISINKDIKNPFVIPGLKKLNVDPQLNRNYTFENFVEGDCNRLARSAGYAVAAKPGGTSFNPLMIYGGVGLGKTHLAQAIGNEIKRSLPDKLVLYVSCEKFTQQFVDALKHNNINDFVNFYQAIDVLIMDDVHNFAGKEKTQDFFFHIFNHLHQSGKQLIITSDKAPKDLAGLEERLLSRFKWGLSADLQIPDLETRMAILKNKIYQDGIELSNDVIEYVAHNIDNNVRELEGAMVSLLAQSTLNRKEIDLNLAKQMLKNFVKNSSKEISMEYIQSLVCEYFEVPIEMVKSQTRKREIVQARQISMYLAKAHTKSSLKSIGNFFGGRDHSTVIYACQTVEDLIDTDKKFKGYVADIQKKLKMS, from the coding sequence ATGGAAAAAACTTGTACTAACGTTTGGAATAGCTGTCTTCAGATCATAAAGGACAACATACCGGCCCAGAGCTTTAAAACCTGGTTCGAGCCGATAAAAGCCTTGAGAATGGAAGGGAGTGTCTTGACGATACAAGTACCAAGTTTGTTTTTTTACGAATGGCTTGAAGAGCACTACGTAGGGTTATTACGCAAAACGATTAAAAAACAATTGGGCGATGAAGGGCGTTTAGAGTATAATATTGTTGTTGAGCAATCATCATCAAGTAAACCCTATACAACTAATATGCCCTCGAACGGAAATGGAGCCGAGTCAAAAAATCAGTCGATGCCGATCCCTATCTCTATTAATAAGGACATTAAAAATCCTTTTGTGATACCCGGCCTCAAAAAGTTAAATGTTGACCCGCAACTGAACAGAAACTATACCTTCGAAAATTTTGTTGAAGGCGATTGTAACCGCCTGGCCAGGTCGGCCGGTTACGCAGTGGCCGCGAAACCGGGTGGTACTTCATTTAACCCGTTAATGATTTATGGCGGCGTAGGTTTAGGTAAAACACACCTTGCCCAGGCCATCGGTAACGAAATAAAACGTTCACTGCCCGATAAATTGGTACTATATGTATCGTGCGAGAAATTTACACAGCAATTTGTAGACGCACTTAAACATAATAACATTAACGATTTTGTTAATTTTTACCAGGCTATTGATGTGCTCATTATGGATGATGTACACAACTTTGCCGGTAAAGAAAAAACACAGGACTTTTTCTTTCACATTTTTAACCACCTGCACCAAAGCGGCAAGCAGCTGATTATTACATCAGATAAGGCGCCAAAGGATTTGGCTGGTTTAGAAGAGCGCCTTTTATCGAGGTTTAAATGGGGCCTGTCGGCCGATTTGCAGATCCCTGATCTGGAAACCCGTATGGCTATTCTTAAAAATAAGATCTACCAGGATGGTATCGAACTATCAAACGATGTTATTGAATACGTAGCCCATAATATTGATAACAATGTACGTGAGCTGGAAGGCGCCATGGTATCGTTGCTGGCACAATCAACCTTAAACCGTAAGGAGATTGACCTGAACCTGGCTAAACAAATGTTGAAAAACTTTGTGAAAAACTCATCGAAAGAAATTTCGATGGAATATATCCAAAGCCTGGTTTGCGAATATTTTGAAGTACCTATCGAGATGGTGAAATCACAAACCCGCAAACGCGAAATTGTGCAGGCCCGTCAAATTTCTATGTACCTGGCCAAGGCCCATACTAAAAGTTCATTAAAATCAATAGGTAATTTCTTTGGTGGCCGCGATCACTCTACCGTGATTTATGCCTGCCAAACTGTAGAAGATTTGATTGATACCGATAAAAAGTTTAAAGGTTACGTTGCCGACATCCAAAAGAAATTAAAAATGTCGTAA
- a CDS encoding HesB/IscA family protein — MSTAVEILPVSFTPGAVKELFKLKDQQEIGDEFGLRVGVEGGGCSGMSYVLGFDQKKDGDQEFIIDGIKVFMHKAHGMYLMGMQIDFQDGLNARGFTFNNPNAASSCGCGTSFSV; from the coding sequence ATGAGTACTGCTGTTGAAATTTTACCGGTATCATTTACACCGGGCGCCGTTAAGGAACTTTTTAAGTTGAAGGATCAGCAAGAGATTGGCGATGAGTTTGGCCTGCGTGTTGGTGTTGAGGGTGGTGGCTGCTCGGGTATGAGCTACGTACTGGGTTTTGACCAGAAAAAGGATGGCGACCAGGAATTCATTATTGATGGTATAAAAGTATTTATGCACAAAGCCCATGGCATGTACCTGATGGGTATGCAGATAGATTTTCAGGACGGCTTAAATGCCCGTGGCTTTACATTTAACAACCCTAATGCTGCAAGCAGCTGTGGTTGCGGAACATCATTCTCTGTTTAA
- a CDS encoding PKD domain-containing protein: MLFTLKPGKPLALIACFLYILFSYCQAEAQSLGDPVVKITFGSGTASRAGALSADSGSTTYVYSASGQIGENYYTITNQSNTTVHGGFVTSYDHDYETTGNTSGYMMVVNGNVQAGTVYTHTVPGLCGNTQYQFGVWIKNVLSTGGILPNMVFHIYAADGVTELGTGVSTGDVPTGNVWHNYTANFTLPAGTGDVVIKLVSNASGTQGNDFAVDDITFSPYGSTVSAVFNGSTTGTETTCAGSAQTYTINATSTLASGYVQKLQMYTNGSWTDLSTAGTATTYTITTPTTAGTYLYRLVSAITANITSASCVVASNNLTLIVTPAPVAAFTTADQTCLGTANVFTDASVTNGSTIQSWAWNFGDGQTSALQSPTHTYAKTGTYTVTLTVTGNTGCTPSVITKTVTINALPVAAFSFTTPDCLTQAVTITDQSTTGTGTITTWLWDYGDGTTETKTTNTAFTHLYASAGTYSIKLTITNTGGCTATLTKSLTVSPLPVAAFAMPDVCLADASATFTNNSTIADNSTGSFTYLWNFGDANATTANPNTSTLKNPSHKYTQAAVYQVTLTVTSASGCTSAITQSFTVNGSIPVASFTVANTSALCSDQQVSFTNTSTVDFGSITKVEWYYDYGNNPGTVETDESPSYGKIYNHTYTAFHTPASQNYQVRMVAYSGGSCVSIMDKTITLLAVPDITFTAPSAVCVNGGTVQLAAQETAGVAGTGVYSGTGVSSTGIFDPTVSGAGTFTINYVYTATNSCPVSASQAITVNPIPVITTGPDITVLSGGTARLPATATGTGLTYLWSPATYLNDATLLNPTVTPTDDITYTLTVTNSSGCSVSGQVNVSVLQGPVVPNAFSPNGDGVNDQWNIKYLNTYTNCTVEVYNRYGARLFASVGYAVPWDGTYNGTPVPGGVYYYIINPKHGRSTMSGSLTIIR, encoded by the coding sequence ATGTTGTTTACTTTAAAGCCCGGCAAACCGCTTGCCCTTATCGCCTGTTTTCTGTATATCCTGTTTTCATACTGCCAGGCTGAGGCACAAAGCCTGGGCGACCCGGTTGTTAAAATAACCTTTGGTTCGGGCACTGCCTCAAGGGCCGGCGCGCTTTCTGCTGATTCAGGATCTACCACTTACGTTTACAGTGCAAGCGGGCAAATTGGCGAAAACTATTACACCATAACAAACCAAAGCAATACCACTGTACACGGCGGCTTTGTAACCAGTTACGATCATGATTATGAAACAACGGGTAATACCAGCGGCTATATGATGGTGGTAAACGGAAACGTACAGGCAGGCACGGTTTATACCCATACGGTCCCCGGCCTTTGCGGCAACACCCAGTATCAGTTTGGCGTTTGGATTAAAAATGTACTGTCAACAGGTGGTATATTGCCTAATATGGTTTTTCACATTTACGCCGCTGATGGTGTAACCGAATTAGGAACAGGCGTATCAACCGGCGATGTACCTACCGGCAATGTATGGCATAATTACACGGCAAACTTCACCTTACCCGCGGGCACAGGCGACGTGGTAATTAAACTGGTGAGTAATGCCAGCGGCACGCAGGGTAACGATTTCGCTGTAGATGACATCACCTTCAGTCCTTACGGTTCAACTGTTTCGGCTGTTTTCAACGGTTCAACCACAGGTACCGAAACCACATGCGCGGGTTCGGCACAAACATATACTATTAATGCTACCAGTACACTGGCCAGCGGGTACGTGCAAAAACTACAAATGTATACCAACGGCAGCTGGACAGACCTAAGTACCGCCGGTACGGCTACCACGTATACTATTACAACCCCTACTACGGCGGGCACTTATCTGTATCGCCTGGTCTCGGCAATAACAGCAAATATCACATCGGCCAGCTGTGTTGTGGCATCTAATAATTTAACGCTAATAGTCACCCCGGCGCCGGTGGCTGCATTTACTACTGCCGATCAAACCTGCCTGGGTACAGCAAATGTGTTTACCGATGCCTCGGTAACCAACGGATCAACCATACAATCATGGGCCTGGAACTTTGGCGATGGGCAAACATCGGCATTACAAAGCCCTACGCATACCTACGCTAAAACAGGTACTTATACAGTAACGCTTACTGTAACGGGCAATACCGGGTGTACGCCATCGGTTATCACCAAAACGGTAACCATCAACGCGCTGCCGGTAGCGGCATTCAGCTTTACCACGCCCGATTGTTTAACCCAGGCGGTTACCATTACCGATCAATCAACAACAGGCACGGGTACAATCACCACCTGGCTTTGGGATTACGGCGACGGCACAACCGAAACCAAAACCACCAACACAGCTTTTACCCACCTGTACGCCAGCGCGGGTACTTATAGCATAAAGTTAACCATCACCAACACAGGCGGGTGTACGGCTACACTTACAAAAAGCCTTACGGTAAGCCCGTTGCCTGTAGCTGCATTCGCGATGCCCGATGTTTGCCTGGCCGATGCATCGGCCACATTTACGAATAACAGCACTATTGCCGATAACAGCACAGGGAGTTTTACTTATTTGTGGAATTTCGGCGATGCGAATGCAACCACTGCCAATCCCAATACATCCACCCTGAAAAATCCATCGCATAAATATACCCAGGCAGCGGTGTACCAGGTTACGCTTACGGTAACATCGGCAAGTGGCTGTACATCTGCAATTACTCAAAGTTTTACGGTGAATGGATCTATACCCGTAGCATCATTCACCGTGGCCAATACATCAGCGCTGTGCAGCGATCAGCAGGTAAGCTTTACCAACACTTCTACGGTCGATTTTGGTAGCATTACCAAAGTAGAGTGGTACTACGATTATGGTAATAACCCGGGTACAGTTGAAACTGACGAAAGCCCAAGCTATGGAAAAATATATAATCACACCTATACGGCTTTTCATACCCCGGCCTCGCAAAACTACCAGGTGCGCATGGTTGCTTATTCCGGCGGCAGCTGCGTATCTATTATGGATAAAACCATTACCCTGCTTGCCGTACCCGATATAACTTTCACTGCACCATCGGCAGTATGTGTTAATGGCGGCACTGTACAATTAGCAGCCCAGGAAACCGCTGGCGTAGCCGGTACAGGTGTATACTCAGGCACTGGGGTAAGTAGTACCGGTATATTTGATCCAACTGTATCAGGAGCCGGTACTTTTACTATAAACTACGTTTACACGGCAACAAATTCCTGCCCGGTTTCGGCAAGTCAGGCTATTACTGTAAACCCTATTCCAGTTATTACTACCGGACCCGACATTACGGTATTATCCGGCGGAACCGCCAGGCTACCTGCTACTGCAACGGGTACAGGGCTGACATATTTATGGTCGCCGGCAACTTACCTTAACGATGCTACCTTGTTAAACCCAACGGTTACACCTACCGACGATATCACCTATACCCTTACAGTGACCAACAGTTCGGGTTGCTCGGTAAGCGGGCAGGTGAATGTTTCCGTATTGCAGGGGCCGGTTGTACCTAATGCTTTCTCCCCCAATGGCGATGGCGTTAACGACCAATGGAACATCAAATACCTCAACACTTACACCAACTGCACCGTTGAGGTTTATAACCGTTACGGCGCCAGGCTGTTCGCCTCGGTAGGGTACGCGGTTCCGTGGGATGGCACTTACAATGGTACCCCTGTGCCGGGCGGCGTATACTATTATATCATCAACCCGAAACACGGGCGGAGTACCATGTCGGGATCATTAACGATAATCAGGTGA
- a CDS encoding acyl-CoA mutase large subunit family protein encodes MAKKFSTTSGIEIKEVYTEPSRMDELPGQFPFTRGIQKDMYRGKAWTMRQYAGFSTAEESNKRYHYLLSQGTTGLSVAFDLPTQIGYDSDHELSEGEVGKVGVAIDSLEDIEILFDGIQLKDITTSMTINATAAILLAMYIALAKKQGADLGRISGTIQNDILKEYAARGTYIYPPTPSMRLITDVFEYCSKEVPKWNTISISGYHIREAGSTAVQELAFTLANGKAYLKAALEKGLDINVFAKRLSFFFNCHNNFFEEIAKFRAARRMWAHITKELGATDAGAQKLRFHTQTGGSTLTAQQPLNNIIRVSNQALAAVLGGTQSLHTNGYDEALSLPTEAAAKIALRTQQIIAFESGVTDTVDPLAGSYFIEALTDEVETAAQLYLDKIEAMGGAVKAIEQDYIQQEIAASAYQYQNDIESGDKILVGVNKFTQHEDAPSGVFRVDDSIRKMQIEKIKKLKNKRDNQAVETTLQLLRIAARGTENLMPFIVSSVENYATLGEIADILREVFGEY; translated from the coding sequence ATGGCTAAAAAATTCAGCACCACATCTGGTATCGAAATAAAGGAAGTTTACACCGAACCCTCCAGGATGGACGAGCTGCCGGGCCAGTTCCCGTTTACACGAGGCATTCAAAAAGACATGTACCGGGGCAAAGCCTGGACAATGCGTCAGTACGCCGGCTTTTCAACTGCCGAAGAATCAAACAAGCGGTATCATTATTTATTAAGCCAGGGAACAACCGGTCTTTCGGTAGCTTTTGACCTGCCTACGCAGATTGGATACGACAGCGATCATGAACTATCCGAAGGCGAAGTAGGTAAAGTTGGCGTAGCTATCGATTCGCTGGAGGATATTGAAATATTGTTTGATGGTATACAGCTTAAGGATATTACCACCAGCATGACCATTAATGCTACCGCAGCTATTTTGCTGGCCATGTACATCGCGTTAGCAAAAAAACAAGGGGCAGACCTGGGCCGGATTTCGGGCACCATTCAAAATGATATATTAAAGGAGTACGCCGCGCGCGGTACTTATATATACCCGCCCACTCCATCAATGCGGTTAATTACCGATGTGTTTGAATACTGCAGCAAGGAAGTGCCTAAGTGGAACACCATATCTATTTCGGGCTATCACATCCGGGAAGCTGGTTCAACGGCGGTACAGGAGCTGGCTTTTACCCTGGCCAACGGCAAAGCCTATTTAAAGGCGGCGCTTGAAAAAGGGCTGGATATAAATGTATTTGCCAAGCGGCTGTCTTTCTTTTTTAACTGCCATAATAACTTTTTCGAAGAGATAGCCAAGTTCAGGGCTGCAAGGCGAATGTGGGCGCATATTACCAAAGAATTAGGAGCAACCGATGCCGGTGCACAAAAGTTGCGTTTTCATACCCAAACCGGCGGATCGACCTTAACCGCACAGCAGCCGCTTAATAATATTATAAGAGTAAGTAACCAGGCCCTGGCGGCGGTATTAGGCGGCACCCAATCGCTGCATACCAATGGTTACGACGAAGCTTTATCCCTGCCAACCGAGGCGGCAGCCAAAATAGCCCTGCGTACCCAGCAAATCATCGCCTTTGAAAGTGGGGTTACCGATACTGTAGACCCGCTGGCTGGCTCATACTTTATAGAAGCCCTGACCGACGAGGTAGAAACCGCTGCGCAATTATACCTGGACAAGATTGAAGCCATGGGGGGCGCTGTTAAAGCCATAGAGCAGGATTATATTCAACAGGAGATAGCCGCGTCGGCATACCAGTATCAGAATGATATTGAAAGCGGCGATAAAATCCTGGTGGGTGTAAACAAATTTACCCAGCATGAAGACGCCCCCTCGGGTGTGTTTAGGGTTGATGATTCCATCCGCAAAATGCAGATAGAAAAAATTAAAAAACTCAAAAACAAAAGAGACAACCAAGCTGTTGAAACAACTTTACAACTATTAAGAATAGCAGCAAGGGGCACAGAAAATTTAATGCCTTTTATAGTATCTTCGGTTGAAAATTATGCTACCTTAGGAGAAATCGCGGATATACTGCGGGAGGTTTTTGGGGAATATTAG
- a CDS encoding DUF7935 family protein, translating to MLTTQYLLDILKFTVAGAGVIWIAFYLVKPYLDKQNQVQLLELKRSVSSQTLPLRLQAYERVVLFIDRINPANMLIRLNAGGLSAADLHIVIVNEIRTEFQHNVTQQIYVSSRVWAVMKRVKDDTLSLVNNAVKGLPQNATAMDLSKTVLIHLSQLEDDPYEIAINLVRQDLEELF from the coding sequence ATGCTTACAACCCAATATTTACTTGATATTTTAAAGTTTACCGTAGCCGGCGCCGGTGTTATATGGATAGCCTTTTACCTGGTTAAACCATATCTTGATAAACAAAACCAGGTACAGCTGCTGGAGCTTAAGCGTAGTGTAAGCAGCCAAACCCTGCCATTGCGGTTGCAAGCCTACGAGCGCGTTGTGTTATTTATTGATCGTATTAATCCCGCTAATATGCTCATTCGCCTCAATGCAGGCGGCCTTTCGGCTGCCGATTTGCATATTGTTATTGTTAACGAAATACGTACCGAGTTTCAGCATAACGTTACCCAGCAAATTTATGTAAGCAGCCGGGTTTGGGCAGTAATGAAAAGAGTAAAGGACGACACCCTGAGCCTGGTAAACAACGCTGTAAAAGGCCTCCCTCAAAACGCTACCGCCATGGACCTGAGCAAAACCGTGCTCATCCACTTAAGTCAGTTAGAAGATGATCCGTATGAGATAGCCATTAACCTGGTGAGGCAAGATCTGGAAGAATTATTTTAA
- a CDS encoding family 43 glycosylhydrolase, with protein MCNYRLSKSFFITLLLTILNGVCYAQQLGFNPVIPDYSADPSVVTFNGVYYLYGTSDIDRKLDRMGPPVVWKSPDMINWSYSGNILPVIDWSKPYNYKDRDGAPKTGYFRFWAPGKVFKKDGAYQMFATIVKPNGQVGTYLLTAPIPEGPFHFTNGTGVYFNEPEKAGEEAKPVANDIDGDPFVDDDGSAYLVWRKRNISKLSPDWKTLTGDKVIIQTSRAGYSEGPFLFKRKGIYYYVYTLSGGSNYVYAYMMSKAGPLGPYSAPAGPDIILQSDIAANVWGPGHGNVFEMPGTGQYVFFYLEYGNGYTTRQVFANKLDFNADGTIKPVKVNRAGIGALLKNSYPAAIKPVAVKASDSRPDSLIKSVIDTAISGIAGIAPRDKGEGVVAVERTMNGKPENAVDGNYGTFWMAAGDTQPWLEADLGSVKKVNKCELYFVASTLGHTWKLEKSTDGKKWLTVKTNTEPAVRSPEVAAKIGSARYLRVTVLSGVPGLWEMKLH; from the coding sequence ATGTGTAACTACAGATTGAGTAAAAGCTTCTTTATCACACTGCTATTAACAATACTAAATGGGGTGTGTTATGCCCAGCAGTTGGGGTTTAATCCGGTTATCCCGGATTACTCGGCAGATCCCTCGGTAGTTACGTTCAATGGTGTATATTATCTTTACGGAACGTCGGACATTGACCGGAAGCTTGACAGGATGGGCCCGCCGGTGGTATGGAAATCGCCCGATATGATCAATTGGAGTTACAGCGGTAATATATTACCGGTTATTGACTGGAGCAAGCCTTACAACTACAAAGATAGGGATGGCGCGCCCAAAACCGGATATTTCCGTTTTTGGGCGCCCGGAAAGGTATTTAAAAAAGACGGTGCATACCAAATGTTTGCTACCATTGTTAAACCCAATGGGCAGGTGGGTACTTATTTGCTTACTGCCCCCATACCCGAAGGGCCGTTTCATTTTACCAATGGCACGGGTGTTTACTTTAACGAACCCGAAAAAGCCGGCGAAGAAGCTAAGCCGGTAGCGAATGATATTGACGGCGACCCGTTTGTTGACGATGACGGATCGGCCTACCTGGTGTGGAGGAAAAGAAATATATCGAAACTTAGCCCCGACTGGAAAACCCTGACCGGAGATAAAGTGATTATACAAACCTCGCGGGCCGGCTACTCTGAAGGTCCGTTTCTTTTCAAGCGCAAAGGAATCTATTACTATGTTTATACGCTAAGCGGTGGCTCAAACTATGTGTACGCCTATATGATGAGCAAAGCCGGCCCCCTGGGGCCGTATTCGGCCCCGGCAGGTCCAGATATTATACTACAGTCGGATATCGCCGCCAATGTTTGGGGGCCAGGGCATGGCAACGTATTTGAAATGCCAGGCACCGGGCAATACGTTTTCTTTTACCTGGAATATGGTAATGGCTATACAACACGGCAGGTTTTTGCCAATAAGCTGGATTTTAATGCCGATGGCACCATTAAACCCGTGAAGGTAAACCGCGCCGGTATTGGTGCGCTGTTAAAAAACAGCTACCCCGCGGCCATAAAACCAGTGGCTGTTAAGGCGTCGGACTCCAGGCCGGATTCTTTAATCAAGTCTGTTATCGACACCGCTATATCCGGTATTGCAGGCATTGCTCCCCGCGATAAGGGCGAGGGCGTTGTTGCCGTTGAGCGCACCATGAATGGTAAGCCCGAAAATGCGGTGGATGGCAACTACGGAACTTTTTGGATGGCAGCCGGTGATACCCAGCCCTGGCTTGAAGCCGACCTGGGATCGGTTAAAAAGGTTAACAAGTGCGAGTTGTATTTTGTTGCCTCTACCTTAGGGCATACCTGGAAGCTGGAGAAATCAACCGACGGAAAAAAATGGCTCACGGTTAAAACAAACACCGAACCGGCAGTGCGGTCGCCGGAGGTTGCCGCTAAAATAGGATCGGCGAGGTATCTTAGGGTAACCGTGCTATCCGGCGTGCCGGGCCTATGGGAAATGAAGCTACATTAA